In Rattus norvegicus strain BN/NHsdMcwi chromosome 3, GRCr8, whole genome shotgun sequence, a genomic segment contains:
- the Lhx3 gene encoding LIM/homeobox protein Lhx3 isoform X2 encodes MEARGELDPSRESAGGDLLLALLARRADLRREIPMCAGCDQHILDRFILKALDRHWHSKCLKCSDCHVPLAERCFSRGESVYCKDDFFKRFGTKCAACQLGIPPTQVVRRAQDFVYHLHCFACVVCKRQLATGDEFYLMEDSRLVCKADYETAKQREAEATAKRPRTTITAKQLETLKSAYNTSPKPARHVREQLSSETGLDMRVVQVWFQNRRAKEKRLKKDAGRQRWGQYFRNMKRSRGSSKSDKDSIQEGQDSDAEVSFTDEPSMADMGTANGLYSSLGEPAPALGRPVGGLGSFTLEHGGLAGPEQFRELRPGSPYGIPPSPAAPQSLPGPQPLLSSLVYPDTNLGLVPSGPPGGPPPMRVLAGNGPSSDLSTESSGGYPDFPASPASWLDEVDHAQF; translated from the exons ATGGAAGCTCGTGGGGAGCTGGACCCGTCCCGGGAATCCGCGGGCGGAGACCTCTTGCTGGCTCTGTTGGCGCGAAGGGCTGACCTGCGCCGAG AGATCCCCATGTGCGCGGGATGTGACCAGCACATCTTGGACCGTTTCATCCTAAAGGCTCTGGACCGACATTGGCACAGCAAGTGTCTCAAGTGCAGTGACTGCCACGTGCCTCTGGCTGAGCGCTGCTTCAGCCGCGGGGAGAGCGTCTACTGCAAAGACGACTTCTTTAA GCGCTTCGGGACCAAGTGCGCCGCATGCCAGCTGGGCATCCCGCCCACGCAGGTGGTGCGGCGCGCCCAGGACTTCGTGTACCACCTGCATTGCTTCGCCTGCGTGGTTTGCAAGCGGCAGCTGGCCACGGGGGACGAGTTCTACCTCATGGAAGACAGCCGGCTGGTGTGCAAGGCGGACTACGAAACAGCCAAGCAGCGAG AAGCCGAGGCCACAGCCAAGCGGCCGCGCACCACCATCACCGCCAAGCAGCTGGAGACGCTGAAGAGCGCCTACAACACCTCGCCCAAGCCGGCGCGCCACGTGCGCGAGCAGCTCTCCTCCGAGACCGGCCTGGACATGCGCGTGGTGCAG GTGTGGTTCCAGAACCGCCGGGCCAAggaaaagagactgaagaaagacgCAGGCCGGCAGCGCTGGGGACAGTATTTCCGCAATATGAAGCGCTCCCGCGGCAGCTCCAAGTCCGACAAGGACAGCATCCAGGAGGGACAGGACAGCGACGCGGAAGTCTCCTTCACTG ATGAGCCGTCCATGGCTGACATGGGGACTGCTAATGGCCTGTACAGCAGCCTGGGAGAGCCTGCCCCTGCGTTGGGCCGGCCTGTAGGAGGCCTGGGCAGCTTTACATTGGAGCACGGAGGTTTGGCAGGTCCAGAGCAGTTTCGAGAGCTGCGTCCAGGCAGCCCCTATGGCATCCCACCATCTCCTGCGGCCCCACAGAGCCTTCCCGGCCCCCAGCCTCTCCTCTCCAGCCTGGTATACCCAGACACCAACTTGGGCCTTGTCCCTTCGGGGCCTCCAGGTGGGCCCCCACCCATGAGGGTGCTGGCTGGAAATGGACCCAGCTCTGACCTCTCCACAGAGAGCAGTGGTGGCTACCCAGACTTTCCTGCTAGCCCTGCCTCCTGGCTGGATGAAGTAGACCATGCTCAGTTCTGA
- the Lhx3 gene encoding LIM/homeobox protein Lhx3 isoform X1: MEARGELDPSRESAGGDLLLALLARRADLRREIPMCAGCDQHILDRFILKALDRHWHSKCLKCSDCHVPLAERCFSRGESVYCKDDFFKRFGTKCAACQLGIPPTQVVRRAQDFVYHLHCFACVVCKRQLATGDEFYLMEDSRLVCKADYETAKQREAEATAKRPRTTITAKQLETLKSAYNTSPKPARHVREQLSSETGLDMRVVQVSARSRPPAPEGARAPREAGQPLTIPTPQVWFQNRRAKEKRLKKDAGRQRWGQYFRNMKRSRGSSKSDKDSIQEGQDSDAEVSFTDEPSMADMGTANGLYSSLGEPAPALGRPVGGLGSFTLEHGGLAGPEQFRELRPGSPYGIPPSPAAPQSLPGPQPLLSSLVYPDTNLGLVPSGPPGGPPPMRVLAGNGPSSDLSTESSGGYPDFPASPASWLDEVDHAQF, from the exons ATGGAAGCTCGTGGGGAGCTGGACCCGTCCCGGGAATCCGCGGGCGGAGACCTCTTGCTGGCTCTGTTGGCGCGAAGGGCTGACCTGCGCCGAG AGATCCCCATGTGCGCGGGATGTGACCAGCACATCTTGGACCGTTTCATCCTAAAGGCTCTGGACCGACATTGGCACAGCAAGTGTCTCAAGTGCAGTGACTGCCACGTGCCTCTGGCTGAGCGCTGCTTCAGCCGCGGGGAGAGCGTCTACTGCAAAGACGACTTCTTTAA GCGCTTCGGGACCAAGTGCGCCGCATGCCAGCTGGGCATCCCGCCCACGCAGGTGGTGCGGCGCGCCCAGGACTTCGTGTACCACCTGCATTGCTTCGCCTGCGTGGTTTGCAAGCGGCAGCTGGCCACGGGGGACGAGTTCTACCTCATGGAAGACAGCCGGCTGGTGTGCAAGGCGGACTACGAAACAGCCAAGCAGCGAG AAGCCGAGGCCACAGCCAAGCGGCCGCGCACCACCATCACCGCCAAGCAGCTGGAGACGCTGAAGAGCGCCTACAACACCTCGCCCAAGCCGGCGCGCCACGTGCGCGAGCAGCTCTCCTCCGAGACCGGCCTGGACATGCGCGTGGTGCAGGTCAGCGCTCGGTCGCGTCCCCCGGCCCCAGAAGGGGCGCGCGCTCCGCGGGAAGCTgggcagccactcaccatcccTACCCCCCAGGTGTGGTTCCAGAACCGCCGGGCCAAggaaaagagactgaagaaagacgCAGGCCGGCAGCGCTGGGGACAGTATTTCCGCAATATGAAGCGCTCCCGCGGCAGCTCCAAGTCCGACAAGGACAGCATCCAGGAGGGACAGGACAGCGACGCGGAAGTCTCCTTCACTG ATGAGCCGTCCATGGCTGACATGGGGACTGCTAATGGCCTGTACAGCAGCCTGGGAGAGCCTGCCCCTGCGTTGGGCCGGCCTGTAGGAGGCCTGGGCAGCTTTACATTGGAGCACGGAGGTTTGGCAGGTCCAGAGCAGTTTCGAGAGCTGCGTCCAGGCAGCCCCTATGGCATCCCACCATCTCCTGCGGCCCCACAGAGCCTTCCCGGCCCCCAGCCTCTCCTCTCCAGCCTGGTATACCCAGACACCAACTTGGGCCTTGTCCCTTCGGGGCCTCCAGGTGGGCCCCCACCCATGAGGGTGCTGGCTGGAAATGGACCCAGCTCTGACCTCTCCACAGAGAGCAGTGGTGGCTACCCAGACTTTCCTGCTAGCCCTGCCTCCTGGCTGGATGAAGTAGACCATGCTCAGTTCTGA
- the Lhx3 gene encoding LIM/homeobox protein Lhx3, with protein MLLEAELDCHREQPGAPGAAALCTFSRTPEIPMCAGCDQHILDRFILKALDRHWHSKCLKCSDCHVPLAERCFSRGESVYCKDDFFKRFGTKCAACQLGIPPTQVVRRAQDFVYHLHCFACVVCKRQLATGDEFYLMEDSRLVCKADYETAKQREAEATAKRPRTTITAKQLETLKSAYNTSPKPARHVREQLSSETGLDMRVVQVWFQNRRAKEKRLKKDAGRQRWGQYFRNMKRSRGSSKSDKDSIQEGQDSDAEVSFTDEPSMADMGTANGLYSSLGEPAPALGRPVGGLGSFTLEHGGLAGPEQFRELRPGSPYGIPPSPAAPQSLPGPQPLLSSLVYPDTNLGLVPSGPPGGPPPMRVLAGNGPSSDLSTESSGGYPDFPASPASWLDEVDHAQF; from the exons ATGCTGTTAGAAGCGGAACTCGATTGCCACCGAGAGCAGCCCGGTGCCCCTGGAGCTGCTGCCCTCTGTACCTTCAGCAGGACTCCAG AGATCCCCATGTGCGCGGGATGTGACCAGCACATCTTGGACCGTTTCATCCTAAAGGCTCTGGACCGACATTGGCACAGCAAGTGTCTCAAGTGCAGTGACTGCCACGTGCCTCTGGCTGAGCGCTGCTTCAGCCGCGGGGAGAGCGTCTACTGCAAAGACGACTTCTTTAA GCGCTTCGGGACCAAGTGCGCCGCATGCCAGCTGGGCATCCCGCCCACGCAGGTGGTGCGGCGCGCCCAGGACTTCGTGTACCACCTGCATTGCTTCGCCTGCGTGGTTTGCAAGCGGCAGCTGGCCACGGGGGACGAGTTCTACCTCATGGAAGACAGCCGGCTGGTGTGCAAGGCGGACTACGAAACAGCCAAGCAGCGAG AAGCCGAGGCCACAGCCAAGCGGCCGCGCACCACCATCACCGCCAAGCAGCTGGAGACGCTGAAGAGCGCCTACAACACCTCGCCCAAGCCGGCGCGCCACGTGCGCGAGCAGCTCTCCTCCGAGACCGGCCTGGACATGCGCGTGGTGCAG GTGTGGTTCCAGAACCGCCGGGCCAAggaaaagagactgaagaaagacgCAGGCCGGCAGCGCTGGGGACAGTATTTCCGCAATATGAAGCGCTCCCGCGGCAGCTCCAAGTCCGACAAGGACAGCATCCAGGAGGGACAGGACAGCGACGCGGAAGTCTCCTTCACTG ATGAGCCGTCCATGGCTGACATGGGGACTGCTAATGGCCTGTACAGCAGCCTGGGAGAGCCTGCCCCTGCGTTGGGCCGGCCTGTAGGAGGCCTGGGCAGCTTTACATTGGAGCACGGAGGTTTGGCAGGTCCAGAGCAGTTTCGAGAGCTGCGTCCAGGCAGCCCCTATGGCATCCCACCATCTCCTGCGGCCCCACAGAGCCTTCCCGGCCCCCAGCCTCTCCTCTCCAGCCTGGTATACCCAGACACCAACTTGGGCCTTGTCCCTTCGGGGCCTCCAGGTGGGCCCCCACCCATGAGGGTGCTGGCTGGAAATGGACCCAGCTCTGACCTCTCCACAGAGAGCAGTGGTGGCTACCCAGACTTTCCTGCTAGCCCTGCCTCCTGGCTGGATGAAGTAGACCATGCTCAGTTCTGA
- the Qsox2 gene encoding sulfhydryl oxidase 2 isoform X2 codes for MIDFLQNHTEGSRPPACPPLDPIQSSDILSFMDSHSGQYHAVVFESNGSYVGREVILDLIPYDNIMVSRALDTDKAFLGTLGISSVPSCYLIYPNGSHGLVNVAKPLRSFFSSYLKSLPDVRKKSLSLPEKPNKEENSEVVIWKEFDRAKLYTADLESGLHYLLRVELAAHRSLAGAQLKTFKDFVTVIAKLFPGRPPVKKLLETLHEWLANLPLDKIPYNAILDLVNNKMQISGLFLTSHITWVGCQGSRLELRGYPCSLWKLFHTLTVQASTHPEALVGTGFEGDPQAVLQTMRRYIRTFFGCKECGEHFEEMAKESMDSVKTADQAVLWLWRKHNMVNSRLAGHLSEDPKFPKVPWPTPDLCPVCHEEIKGLDSWDEEQVLVFLKQHYSRDNLVDTYSVDQGSPGEWEGMGRRQEEGKGLNPSGKAWGHQDTESLRPAHILGPRTDLSKSLHHRLDLRLQSPQGPQTLEEAKAVVPFLGVGFSSLDMSLCVVLYVASSLFLMIMYFFFRVRSKRWKVRLYHPAV; via the exons ATGATCGACTTCCTGCAGAACCACACTGAGGGCTCCCGGCCTCCTGCATGCCCACCCCTGGATCCTATTCA GTCCAGTGACATCCTTTCCTTCATGGACAGCCACAGTGGCCAGTACCATGCTGTTGTATTTGAAAGCAACGGTTCTTATGTTGGACGAGAG GTGATCTTAGATTTGATTCCATATGACAACATCATGGTGAGCCGAGCACTGGATACGGACAAAGCATTTCTGGGGACCCTTGGCATTTCGTCAGTTCCTTCCTGTTACTTGATTTACCCAAATGGGTCTCATGGTCTGGTTAATGT TGCAAAGCCTCTACGGTCGTTTTTCTCCTCTTATTTAAAATCCTTACCAGATGTGAGGAAAAAGTCACTTTCCTTGCCTGAAAAGcccaacaaagaagaaaattcagAGGTTGTGATTTGGAAAGAATTTGACAG GGCCAAGCTATACACCGCAGACCTGGAGTCGGGACTTCATTACCTGCTGAGAGTGGAGCTGGCTGCCCACAGATCCCTGGCCGGAGCCCAGTTAAAAACATTCAAGGACTTCGTGACTGTCATTGCCAAG CTGTTCCCTGGCCGGCCACCAGTCAAGAAGCTGTTGGAGACCCTGCATGAGTGGCTGGCCAACCTCCCCCTGGACAAGATTCCATACAATGCCATCCTAGACCTAGTCAACAACAAAATGCAG ATTTCTGGACTCTTTCTTACCAGCCACATAACGTGGGTAGGATGTCAAGGAAGCCGATTGGAGTTGAGGGGCTACCCGTGCTCCCTCTGGAAACTGTTCCACACTTTGACGGTTCAGGCCTCCACCCATCCAGAAGCGCTGGTTGGCACAG GCTTTGAAGGTGACCCCCAGGCTGTGCTGCAGACCATGAGGAGATACATTCGCACATTCTTTGGGTGCAAAGAATGTGGTGAACATTTTGAGGAAATGGCTAAGGAGTCCATGGACTCCGTGAAAACTGCAGACCAAGCTGTTCTCTGGCTTTGGAGGAAGCACAACATGGTGAACAGCCGCCTGGCAG GCCATTTGAGTGAGGATCCTAAGTTTCCAAAGGTCCCATGGCCCACTCCAGACCTCTGCCCAGTCTGCCATGAGGAAATTAAAGGACTAGACAGCTGGGATGAGGAGCAGGTGCTTGTGTTCCTGAAGCAGCACTACAGCAGGGACAACCTGGTGGACACATACTCTGTGGACCAGGGCAGTCCTGGTGAGTGGGAAGGCATGGGCAGACGGCAAGAAGAAGGCAAAGGTCTTAACCCCTCAGGGAAGGCCTGGGGACACCAGGACACTGAGAGTCTCCGTCCAGCCCATATTCTGGGGCCCAGAACTGACCTTTCCAAGAGCCTGCACCACAGGCTGGACCTAAGACTACAGAGCCCTCAGGGACCCCAGACCCTTGAGGAGGCCAAGGCAGTCGTGCCCTTCCTTGGGGTTGGCTTCTCCAGTCTGGACATGAGCCTCTGTGTGGTGCTCTACGTGGCCTCCTCCTTGTTCCTGATGATCATGTACTTCTTCTTCAGAGTAAGGTCCAAGCGATGGAAAGTTCGGCTCTACCACCCAGCTGTGTAG